CAGAGTCTAAAACtgtttttctgaataaaaatacCACTTTAGATGCTGTTGAGAAAAATAGTTTGAAAAAAGCTATTTTGTTATTATAGTGTTTTTatgactaaaactgatcaaatttaatttttaattattttttaacactctctaactagtatatttaaaaaagtgattttctcaacAGCAGTTTCAACAGTAATGCCAAACAGGCCCATAGTGTCAAAACTCAAAAGTGAATTCTTTTATAAGACCTATTAACTAAAGTACTTGGAGCTTCCATATCTTTAACATTATCTTTTAGTTCctccaatttaattaattaaaatagacATTATCtaaaaaactaattaaataaatgcatagtctaaataaattaatttaaatacgaAAAATTAACATCATGGTAGCATTTAAGCTTTCAAATGGCACAAACAGTTTTCTACACAAAGCACGGCTGGTAAAATTTTCACTAGTATCAGCAACTCTAAAACTAAGGAAAACATCATGTGCTGTTTTAGAGGGGATGATAGAAGATGACGAACAAGCCATCTGATAAGTATGTTGATCTGTTTCGTTCAGTAGAAAAGAAACGTTAAATCTATATGAATTTTCCTTACCATGCAGATGAATTCATGCTTCTTTTAATGCATTTGCTTCTTCTAAACCAACTCTGCTTCTTTTATTGACTTAACTTCAGCTCTGCAGGTCTTTTGTCAATTAGTCTATTCCACCAAAAAGAGTCCTAATTATTAGTCATCAAAGTCAGCTAAAATTTAGACTCTCTTGTTGCAAAAAAATTACAGGCTCAATTCTTTTAATTGTCAATGTATTACTACGGTGCTctatttgagaaattattgataaAATCACAGTAATGCTCTGTTCCACTTTTCAGTTACAAGGGAACTTTGTCATTCAGAGCTCCTGCATTGTTCAATTAGAAGATTAACCAATCTCAACAGGCTAACACTAATTGACtaatgaattgcaaagagaagtGATATTAATGCAAAAATCAATTTTAGTTTCAACTTTCAAGATCAGCGTAAATGCAAGCACTTTTGACTACTATTGCTCTTGGTtattaattttcatacaaattcaTTGAAACCATTTCACATGCAGTAATTGTctgaagtgagttgcagtcaggataataataataattcatagAAAATATACATACACGTATTTCATGATCCATGCAAGAAATTGCATTTGAAAGTGAATATAAAGAATTTTAGAATTATTTCCCTCAAACAATAATATCTATATTGATAAATATACAAACATGGCTAACGGTAATACTATATCATGCAGAGCATTCGTATAAATTACGGGGTTTATCATAGAATGGTGGAAGCTAGAGGACCTAGAGAGAACTGAAAAGCTTTTATATGTGAATAACGTCAATAAATTAGAAGATCAGAAGTATATTAAAGTTGTTTCTTTTTGTCACTTTGCTATGATATGAAGATACTAATTTAGTAACATGTGTCGAATACACTTTGGAAAGCAGAGCTCTTATACACACACATCCCTGGTTATGaatatacaaattaaaatttcataataatttttgttCAAAATTCATTCAAACTATTGTATCCAGGCACATATAAGTGAATCATCAAAGATAAAAATGCAGCCAAAATTTCGAGGTATTGTAGAAGTTTTTGATATACCCACCAAGAAAGCAAATCACGTTTGACACGAAAATTTCACTACGTGCATGTATAATGCCAAAATTTCAGTGGTTTGATATTCAATGAGCAGCTCGTTCACTTGAATATATGTAATGAATATGCAAATTGAATACTTTGCAAACTAAGATCATAGGTTCAAATCACAAAATGTTGAATTATGTACTTTAGAAAAATGTCAACATGACTCACATCCAAACATAGCCTTACAATTTATAAAGCTAGTTTCGTATCTCATCTATACTTGAGGCAACGCATGGCTGATGCCATTGAAAGCACCACCTAAGAACAAATAACAGAAGTCATGGTAAGAATTcaatgattgtaatatttattagtGACAAAAACAAGGGGAATTGGGGGGTTGACTTACAATCACTTTGGTGCAAGTGTTCACTTTACTCTTTTAGGGTGTGGTTGTTCTTCTTCCTCATAATCAGATTTGCCATCTGCAATGATGGTAATGCAATCCAAGTGGAAGGAGTTTTCCCTGCTTCTCTTCTTGTTGGTGTCGGTTTCCATCACTTGTAGGAACTCGGGCCTGGTTGCTCCATATCGTGATGAGAACTTGCTTTGTTTTATGCTTGCATTGCATTTGTGCAGCACATCTTTGGAATACAATAGTTGGATCCCACACATTTTCACCTCCAACTGAGAATATTTGAATTCTGATTTGAACACAAATGACGCTTCCATGACATTGCAACAACTTTGTATGAGGAAATGATTTAGATTACAAAAATAACGTGGCTTGTAGTAGAAAAGAAACAGGTGGTCTTATTCAAAGGCCACCTCAAAAAGGTTGAGTGAAGACAAAAACCTGCCAGACCTTTCATTGTCATATGTTTCTCTCATAGGAATTTTGAAACGGCATTCACATGCAAAGTAGAAACAATCACCTTCCTTGGGAACAACAGGAACCTCAAAATCTAGAACAACACAAAAAGCAAAACCCAAGAACAAAGAATTAAAGCAACATTGAGGAACAGAACTTCCATTGAAGTTCCTGTGCTTTGATATTTGTAGGTCTCTGGATTTTCACTTACGGGTAGACCAACAATTACATGAGCATCTGCCTGTCCGTGTTTTTAAgtgggataaaaataaaaaaataaaaaaataaaaaagaaaagaaattagaaGAAATATTTGGTGCAAAAGTAAAATTAGAAAGAGGAAAAAGAGAGGAAAGGAGAGGCTTACATCGCACGTAATGCTTATTTCTTTCATTCTCAGTAGTGCATCTACCATAATGTCACCACGTGCATTCTGATCCGAATTTACGCTATTACAATAGTTGTACACATTATATGACCCGCTGAGTTCCTCACATTCTGCAATGGGGACAATGTATGATCCTGCAGTGTCCATTAGTGTACAATTTAACGGCAATGCATGGAGTCTCTTGTGGCACATTACAATAGTCGATCTTCTACCATTCAATCTCTTAATGAGGATTTCTATAAGTACAGTGCCATCAAGATATGACAACATTAAATGGGAAAAATCATGTAGAGGCCGCAATTTTGCAAGTTTTGAGCACCCACTAAGAACAAGTCTGTGAAGGCATTCTGCAGCGTAAATGTCAATGGGGATTTCTACAAGTGCAGTGCCATCAACATATAGCTCTCTTAAAGAGCACAAACCATATAAAGGAGGCAACTTCCCAAGTTTTGAGCACCCACTAAGAATAAGCATTTGAAGGAATTTCATGTCACAAATGCAGCTTGGAAGGTTCTTGAGATTTTCACATCCCTTCATATTCAACACAACAAGAGAAGAAAATGATCTTATTGATGAGGGCAATTCTTCTATTGCAGTCTTGTTTAGCAGTAATACTTTTAAATCTCCTATAATCTCTGGTAACTTGGTGAGATTCGAGCAACCACTGAGATCAAGtgcatcaaaatttttcaaatgaAAACTTCTAGGAAGACTTAAAAGGTTTTCGCAATTCCTcaactttaaaatataaatatcttCCAGAAATGGAACAGATGAGGCAGCCCTTCCAATCCACAATCCTCCAGTTCCAACTCTTCTATGCCAATTGGAATCTCAGGAAGCATCTTCAAATTTGAGCAATAAGAGGGTGAAAGCTCTTTAAGAGATTTCAACCGGACAAGGTTTGGAAGACTCCTCAGCTTCTTGCACCCTTGTAGATCAAGACAAACAAGTTTTTGCAGGCATTGAATCGACATAGGAATCTCTAGCAAACTCTCACATCCCTGCAGACTTATCCACTCCAACTCAGTTGCTGAAGAGAGATTTGGGAGCCTCCTCAGGTGCACGGATTCAGAAAGATTGAGCCGTTTTAATTGTTGAGGACACTGCACGTTGAAAACACtaaacatttttttttcaaagaaaacAAAATCGATAAATTCTTGAAAAATAAAACATGTACAGGATTTTGATTTCAGTTAAAGTCATAGTACATTTTTaatatttcagtttggtcctaatAATTATTTTCCCTTTTATCCACCCCAATTTATAATTATACTACTAATATATGTACTAAATTATTATATGCCACTATAGTCTATTTCAAATCATCCTTTAGCACAACAAAAATAATATGAAAATCAAATAACAAGTAATAATGTATATACTATGaaaatcattatatatatatatatatatatatatatatatatatattaatgcatACCTTACGTCCATTCCAAAGTTGTTCAACTTTGCTGCCTTGCATGTTGATTTCAACAAGGTTCTCCATTAAAAAATTAGATGGTAAAGATTTGTAAGGGTATTCATCCCAATGAAGTAAACTCAACTTATTGGAGAGATGCAGAAGATGACTTGGTTCACTAGATTCAGATGTAGAGCCTATAATTTTGTTTTCTGACCAATTCTGAGGCCTATAACATTTGAGCAATCTTAAGTTATGCATCTGTGGAAAGGCTACATGACCCAAGTGTATCTTTCCTAATTCAGACATGTCCAAGAAAATGCCTTCAACTTTTTTCATTCCCTGACAATCAAGAGCAAATAATTAATATATGGCAATGAGCAAATTAATGTTATCAAAAAATGATACAATTATCTAAATATTTACTGAAAATAATGTTATAAGATAATTGATATGGGAAAAAATGGATTTGACTCTTTGGTTTTAGACATGTCTTCAATTGCTTTAATTCTACAAAAATAAAGAATACAATGGAATATTAGAACTTATATATTAATAGCTGCATTATAGATATCTTGAGATTTAAACATGCCTTCAATTACTTAATGAAGttagatttttcttttaaatgataTCATCTTGGCTAACATTAAAAAACTTCATGTCTTACCATTTTAGTTGACAACATATGAAAGATGTCTTTGGAATTCCACAATCTTCTACCTTTACGCCGAGCAATGTTTTGACCCATTTCCTGTATCAAATCATGCATCTCTAATATGTCATCCACAATAGTTATGAGGCATTTATCCAGTAGTCGAAGTATTCCCCAGCTAGCAGGAAAACCACAGCCATTTTTGGTTCCTTTTTGGAGTTTTTTGGTTGGACTGTAAAGTGAATCAATGTGGGTGATGGATCCTTATATGAGATTGTGTTATCAACacgattaaaattttaaaatataatcaatgaaagtggtattaaaattattattttaagattataagttctttaatttaaatttcaatggaaattaattaaaaaattaataattaataatttttttatttatttgagggagGATGGCATTGTAATTTATTAGttgcatataaaaataaataaaatgataatttattaaaaaaaaattaagaaatgagATCTTCGTTagttttataaataaaatgacTCGGAAAGAAATAGTAGAATGTCCACTTGACCCTCAAATTTGCTTCTTATTTCTCTCTTGATTCATTTCTTAGCATaagaataatatataaaatttcaaatttcaattcaatcaaaacaataataataataataacaacaataataaataaacacaaaaattcaaaaaatattaTGAATTTCTACTTTATTTACAAAAGTGAATTTTAATTATCCTTCCTTTGTGATTCCCTGCTTCATCCTCGTAATTCCTTTGTAGCTTCcaagaattttcttttttttttttttttttgaattctaGACTTTTGAAGGCCCCCCTCACCCAcagtttgcttttttttttttatttttttttgtatttaagaATTAAGACTTTCATTGAAAAACTGAGACAGATCATGGTCCACAAGACCCATAATGAAAGGAGGCAAATTTGCTTTTTGATTTGATGATCattagtttctttctttttctttttgaccAGAGGCGCAACACTCCTGCTTGGTTCCTTCTTGGAACACTCCTGCTAATTCCTAAAGTATTGTAAAATGAACCTGCGTGGGCGATGCGTCTCTTTATACGAAATTGTGTTATCAAtgctattaaaattttaaaatacaccACCATTAAATAATTACTTGAATagagttataaattaattaattgtaaCATAGATAGCTAGTATGTGTAAGGAACCATTGACCTACAAGACTGAAAATAGTGAAATGGGCAAGAAgacataattaaatttaataataacaaattatcctttattttaattggttaaaaaaaatataagtatttattattatttaaattttttgtaatttagaTGACTagattgattttttatttaaatttaaattccattATATTAAGCAATATAATTCtattacaaaattattttaatccaatcaaataaaataaaaaattttatataattaatgaaaaatactaatttaatatttatataaaggactcttatataaataaaactttatttttcaaaaagtaacgttttttcttttcataagtaAAAGAcattatttttctaattatttttttagagaatttaatataaatttttttgttatttatctcattatataaatttaaataataaaagtaaCATTCTTAATGTAGCTACAATTATGAATCCCGTATATAAGcttttgttgttattattatataattctaattataataaaaatttaaataaataaaaatgtaaaattttgTCTTTTCAATTTTAACTAAactatttaattttatcaatttaaccaGAAACTTTCATATActaatttcaattttaacaatTAGTTTAATTGGATTATTTCATTAACAAAAGTAATTCAAATATTTACCTATATCAATGTTagccaatttttttttataacaattttaattaacatttatGACCGAAATAACCTATCAAAccaatttaattatgaaattcagttcgaattttgcaaaaattccattcatttcaaatttatttttgtttttttttttgtttggttTTAGAGACAATataatatttttcctttttcttttcttttataaaaatTGGATTGCCATTGGTTAAGAACTTGGAGATGTATAAGAATGTTAACCTTTAAAATTAATCGGAAATCCCTACCATGATTTGGTTCAATATTTGAAGGTATATCACTCACTTAATAGAAATGGGTTAAATTTCCACTCTTTTAATTCCtcttattcatatatatatatatatatatatataagggaaAATTGCTTAAATTTTCCATCATTAGGACAATTCTTGtcgaataatttaattaaaaaaatagaaattttttAACTGGATAGGGTAGGTGAGTTCACAAACTTGAGGTGTTTTATCTCTTTTATAAAATaatctatttatttataatttataatatatataaaaataaaaaatataaaaaataatgaaatggacaaaaatatatatataattgaatttgATAACAACAAACTGCTCTCAATCTTGATcggttaaaaaattaatatacaaatttattattatttaaaaatttttaatttaattggctagaataatttcttatttaaaactaaattatattttattaaagaacataatttaataattttttctctTTCTAAACATGAAATGAATGAGACAACAAGGTGTATAGAAAAaagataattaaatatttatctaACTTGATTAATAagcaataatttaataaaattaaaagataatcataaaatgaattttaatattAGTGATTATTGTGGTTTTTATAATACAAGTCGGACCTCACCcgcaaatataaaatatatagtatgattttaaacatataaaatataaaaaaatattaaaattatgttattaaaataaaaaataatgcaAAACAACtagttaattttataaatttaatgatattataaaaAAAGTGTTATATTTAAAAGTTCAGTTAGATCTATACGCATCATTGTTCCATCATCATACGCAACCATTGAAattagggctgagcagaattcggttcaaaccgaaaaactgaaccaaactgagtcaattcggttcaatcagttcggttttaaaattcaattgattcgattcggttttaatttataaaaatttcggttatttcggttcggttcgattttgaagagaaaaaatcggttaaaccgaactgaaccgaatagtaatttatatagtcaaatcgaactaaattgaaccgaatcgatttttgaattaatttatttttatgaaaaatttatgaattatatttaattatatatatattaattgtttaatttcattgattaatggttattaggttcaaaccaaagttaaaattagaccaaataacttgaaaatcaagtctaaattaaaaaatcaatcaaaaatcaaaccgatcggtttaaactgaaccgaaccaaaataaagcggttcggttcgattcagtttttcatcaatttcagttcggttcggtttctaaaatttacggttcggtttttataatttaattctgtTCGGTTCGTTTCGGTTTGAACTGATTGCTCACCCTAATTGAAatcattcaattttaatttaataaaattgtaattgactttaaaattataaaattttaagtttaaattcaattaaaaccttaataataaaagaaatacaCAAAAACATTTGCAAAATAATGCCCAAAAAAGAAATTATATAGTTTCTTGAACCCACAATTTGTTTCTTTTCGACAGTTATATAACACTTAGAGTCTGCACTAATTTCTTAGTTCCTTCTTAAAGTCTTACAAAAGAATTTATGCTCTACTCTAATTTATTAGTCTCCTCTTGGAGTCTTACAAAAGGACCTATTAATTTATTTGTTCTCTTACGTCTTATAGAAAGACCTATACTCCTGTTCTAATTTCTTGATTCACTTTCCTCTAATTTCTTGGTTTCTTCTTAATTAAAATCTTACAAAATGACTTACATTCCTACCCTAATTTCTTGATTCCTTTCTTATAATCTTTTAATAGCATTGTAAAGTGATTTCTTGTGGGTGATGGATCTTCATATGAGACAAGTAGGTGAAAAATTGACTAATCTCTCATGTGAAAGAAGGAAAGGGAGCAGGTGAACAAAATCAAAATTTGAGGAAGAGTCGGTGAATTTCTGCTTTATTTACAAAAGTGAATTTTAATTATCCTTCATTTGTGATTCCTTGCTTCATCCTCGTAATTCCTTTGTAGCTtccaagaattttttttttttttttttttttttttgaattctaGACTTTTGAAGGCCCCCCTCACCCAcagtttgctttttttttttttgttttgttttttttatttatttaagaatAAGAATTTCATTGAAAAACTGAGACAGATCATGGTCCACAAAACCCATAATGAAAGGAGGCAAATTTGCTTTTTGATTTGATGATCattagtttctttctttttctttttgaccAGAGGCACA
This is a stretch of genomic DNA from Hevea brasiliensis isolate MT/VB/25A 57/8 chromosome 12, ASM3005281v1, whole genome shotgun sequence. It encodes these proteins:
- the LOC131171395 gene encoding disease resistance protein RPS6-like, whose amino-acid sequence is MHDLIQEMGQNIARRKGRRLWNSKDIFHMLSTKMGMKKVEGIFLDMSELGKIHLGHVAFPQMHNLRLLKCYRPQNWSENKIIGSTSESSEPSHLLHLSNKLSLLHWDEYPYKSLPSNFLMENLVEINMQGSKVEQLWNGRKCPQQLKRLNLSESVHLRRLPNLSSATELEWISLQGCESLLEIPMSIQCLQKLVCLDLQGCKKLRSLPNLVRLKSLKELSPSYCSNLKMLPEIPIGIEELELEDCGLEGLPHLFHFWKIFIF